CGTCTCGAAGCCGCGCGCTTCCGCCTCGCTGACGGGGGTGACGCGCTGGATGCCCGCCTTGAGGAAGGCCTCGAGGGCGGCCTGGTTGTCGTGGCGGCTGGCCGCGGTCAGCTGGCGCAGGCGCCGGCGGGCGATCTCCTTCACCGTGGCCTGATGGGCGGCGGGGATCTCTTCCCAGATCCGGCGGCTGACCAGCACGGCGCCCGCGGCGCAGGCCATGGGCGGATCGCTCACGTACTTGACGCGCGATTGCCATTGCAGCACGCTGGCGCCGTAGGGGGAGGCGTAGGCGCCATTGATGAGGCCGGTCTGGAAGCTGGTCAACACATCGGGCAGGGCGAGGGGGATGGGCTTCAGGCCCAGCTCGCTGAAGTAGGCCCCGGCCAGGGGGTCGCCCTCCCAGATCCACAGCTTCTGCCGCCCAAGGTCGGCCAGGCTGCGCACCGGATCGCGGGTGAAGAAGTGGACGAAACCCACCTCGGCCCAGCCCAGCAGGATGAAGTCCTTTTCCTCAAAGAGGGTGGCGAAGGTGGGAAAGAGGCCTTCCAGCACGGTGTCCACCTCCGCCGCCGAGCGGAAGAGGTAGGGGAGGTCCAGCAGGCGCGCGTTGGGCTGGATGAGACCCATCCCGACGCCCGTGAAGCCGCCGCCATGGAGCTGTCCGATCCGCATCTTGCGGATGACGTCCTTCTCGTCGCCCTGTACCCCGCCCGGATAGAACTTGAACTTGACGGCCCCGCCCGTCGCCTGTTGGACCTCGGCGTCCAGTTGCTCCATGATGGTCATCCAGGTGGAGTTGCGCGGCGCCACGGTGGCGAACTTGATGACGGTCTCGGCCCGGGCGGTCGTCCCCAAGACCAGGAGCAGCAGCAAGACGGTCAAGGCAAGGCGTCGCGGCATGGTCCATCCTTCCGATTGTGCCGGGACAAGGTAGAAATGCGGGGGGCGACTCGGGCGGCCAAGCCCGGGCGAGAAAGATAGTCCGGGATTGGTCGGGCTGCCCCGCAACCCGTCAGAACAGCTCGCCCCTCCGCGCAGCCAGAAACTCAAGCTGCTCCAGGCACCAGGAGTTGAGCAGGGCCTGGGGGTGGTCCAGATAGCGCGCGGGGTCCTCGTCCAGTACCAGGAGGATCTCTTCGAAGCGCTCCTCGTCCAGGGCGGCAGGACAGTAGTGGCGGGCCTCGAAGAGGAGGGGCAGCAGGAAATCCGCTCCGCCCAGCCGGGCCGCCGTCTGGAAGCGCGCCCGTCCCGCGTCGGGGTCGCCGCCCACGAAGCGGGGCCGCGTGCAGGCCAGGGCGCCCAGGAAGAGGTGGCCGGCGCCGAAGAAGTAGCCCTCCTCCAGTTCCAGGCAGCGCTGGATCATGGCCTCGACGCGTGGCAGGTGGAAAAGGGCCTCCTGGGAGCCCAGGTTGAGGTTCATCCAAGCGCCATAAGGGAATGCGGTCCAGAAGAGGGCAGGCAGGTCGGCGGCGCGGCAGCTCCTCAACCAGGCCTGGAAGGCCTCCTCATCCCCGGCGAAGGGATCCCGCCCCAGCAGCTCGCGGCCCAGGTCCCGCGCCCGCAGATAGAAGGCGCCGGCCCGCAGATCGTCCACGCCTTCCCAATAGACAAGCCCATAGCCGGTGAGAGCCATCGCCTGAAGTTCCTGCAGCCGCGCCTGGTCATGGGTGCGGCGCAGGCCCGCAATGAGGTGCAGGTCCGTCTCGAAGGCGCTGCGGGCCAGGCGCAGGTCCGGCTCGGCGAAGAGGGCCGCCACAAAATGGTCGAGCGTGGGGGTGATCCCCCTGACCGCCATCCGTCTCACCGAGCAGCCGGCCAGGTTGAAGAGGAGCAGCGACACCAGCGTGAGGCTCCATGCGGCGCGTCCCGGATTCGTCATGGTCGTGCTCCTCCCTCCAGCAGGCGGGCCACGTCACGGGCCCCCTTCATCATCAGGCGACCGGCCCGGTCCGTCCGGGCCGACATCATGTGCGAATCGGCTTCGCGGCTCACCAGCCGGCGAAGGCCGCTGTGCCCTCCCCGGGCCGGCTCGTGCACCTCGTAGTCCAGCTCCAGCCAGCCGAACTCCCGTCCGCTGTCGTCCAGGAGATTGATCGACTCGAAGAAGCGCAGGAAGACATTGCGGCGGAGGGACTCCAGCCGCAGGGCGCGCACCTCCAACACGCGGCTGCGCTCGCCGGGAACCAGGCCGTAGAGGTCCAGCCAGCGGCCGGCCGCGCGCTCGCCGGGAAAGGCGGCCACGGCCAGACTGTCGCTACGCAGGGGCCGCACCAGCACCCAGGAGCGGCGCTTGCACTCCTCTTCAAGAAAGCCCTGCCAGACGCGCAGATAGGCCTCTCCGTCGCCCCGGCTTTTCTCCAGGCGACGGTCCATCTGGAAATTGCCGCCCGACCCGAAGCAGACGGGGGAAAGGAAGAGCGTGTCAGGCTGGGTATTGAAGGGGAGCGCGCCGGACGTGCCGAAGGGGATGCGCGGGGCGCAACCGCTGGCCAGGATCAGGACCACCAGTCCCAGGAGGACGAGCGACGTCGACTTGGGCGCCGGTACCGGCTCACCGGAGTGTCGGGTCGAGAACATGTTCAGTTTCGATGAATGGGGTTCGCCCTCCCACCACCCCCCACCCACCCGGGGCACGCTGTCTCTCCCAAAATGTTTCCGTACAAAGGGGCCAAAAAGCAGGGAATGGGAGGGACTGGCCCGGACGCTTGACAGCAGTAGCCTCCATCTGGCCATCGCCGACGAGAGCTGTCGCGCCGGGGTGACGGTCCAGTCGGCGGCCGGCCGCCTATTGGATGGGAAGATCATCTGTCGAAACCGAGAGCATGAAAAGCTTGATGCGGTCGCCGTCCGCCACGTACACGATCTCCTCCTCCGTGCCGGCGCGGACGCTGCGGTTGCCGTAGACGGCCACGCTGCGCGGGTTGCCCAGCTGGTCGTAGCGCCAGACCTTGAGCAGGGTGTCCACCGGTGCGCCGTTCACAACCAGGGTCGTGTCCACCAGGATCTTGCGCGCCCCCAGGGGCAGCAGAAAGTCCCCGTTGCGCCGGTAGACCTGCACGCGGTGCGCCGGCCTCTCCTCCGGCAGGGCGGATTCGCGCCGGTCAAGGACGAAGATGCCGGTGGCCGTGTAGGTGATGTCGCGGGCCTCCCAGAACCGCTGCGGGGCCATGATCGCCCGCCCCTGGAGCCCGAAATCGAAGGACCAATAGTCGACCCCGGCGTACTCCTCCACCGTCAGGCGCTGCACCTTCCAGTAGCCCACGGTGGGCGCCGCCTGGGTGAGATAGAGCGTGCCCGCCCCGTCGGCGTCCAGGGAAAGGGGCCGGTCCACCGTGCCCAGGCCCGTGCCCGAGCCGCTGACCACTTCGCTGCCCGCCTCCTCGTAGAGGTAGACGACGGCCACGTCGGGATTGGCGGTGAAGAGCACGGCGCTGGGCTTGAGGCGGATGCGGCTCAAACGGTTGCCGAAGGTATTGTTGTTGGCGACGAAGACCTCGCGCTTCCCGGCGCGGCCGCGGGCCACCGCGTCCAGGCGTGTGGAGGGGGCGCCTGCCCACAGCGGGTGAGGGCGCAGTTTGGCCTGGAAATCGGCCGTGCTTAGATCCAGGCTGTCCACGCGCAGGAACTCCCACTGCGGCAGGGTGCGGTTGGCCATCCGGTCGGCGATCCCGGCCGCGTCCAGGGTGTCGATGATCCCGCTCTGGCGGTGGCGCGCCACGCCCCCGCTCAGGCCCCAAACGAGGGGCTCGCGGGCGGCCGCCAGGTTGTGGGCCCACAGCACGTTGTCCCCCGCCACGGCGAAGAGAAGCTGTTCGGGACCCACCGCCACGCCTTTGACGCCGGGCAGCGAAAAGTCCGTCAGGCCCGCCGTCGCCACCGGGTTGAGGGCCTGGTCCCAGACGCTGATCCGGCCGCTGCCCGCCTCCGCCACGTAGATGTGGCCGTCGTCGTTGATGAAGAGGTCGGTCGGGACGGCGCTATCCGCCAGGACGATCTGGCGGTTGAGCAGAAGGTAGCTGGAGTCCCCGGCGCCGAAGCCCGTCTCCCCCACCTTGGCCACGCTGGGCAGGGGAAAGCGGTCCACGTCGCAGCCGGCCACCGCCACCAGCAGGGCGGCCAGGGCCAGCGGCCGCAGGCGGGAAGGGAGATGGGGTCGCATCATGGGTGCCACTCGCTTGGATTCACCGTGGGCTGCCGGGCTGCCGGGCATGGGGCCTCACCAATTGAACTGGCTGGAAAGGCGGCGGCTGTGGTCCAGCAGGCCGAAGTCGCTGTAACTGATATCCATGCGCACGCCCAGGCCCCAGCGTTCGAAGGAGAGGCCGGCGCCCAGGGTCCACTTCTCCTCGCCGCCGTTGAAGCGCCATCCGCCACGCAGGAAGGCCGCCTGCCGCCAGCCGTACTCCAGGCCCAGGGCATAGCTCTCCAGGTTGTCGACGGGATGGTTGATCTGGGCCGCGGCCAGCACCTTGTGGTCCACATCGTCCCAGACGTGCAGGGAGCTGCCCAGGCGGAAGACGGTGGGCGCCGAGAAATCCTCCCAGGAGCTGCGCCGGGAGCCGTCCGCCGTGGTCCAGCCGCCCTCCGGCTGGAACTGCCCGCCGAAGTTGACCAGGGCCACGGCCACGGACAGGTCGCGCCAGCCGGTCCGGTAGAAGGTGCCCAGGTCCAGCAGGAGGCCGTCCATCGTCACCTCGGCGATGTCCTCCCGCACGTAGCGGGCCGTCAGGCCGCAGGAGAACTGGTTGGTCAGCTGGAGGGCGCCCGTCACCTGGAGGAACTGGTCGGTGAAGCTGAAGGTGCGGCCGTCCCCGTCGGGGTGCTGCTCCGTGGTGACGGCCATCTCGTCCGTGCCCAGCTGGCCGTAGGCGAGGCCCAGGTGGAGGATGGGGCTCATCTCCCGCGAGTAGCCCAGCCAGGTGTAGGTGATGTCGGCCGGCCAGCGCAGATGGTTGACGGCCACCTGGTTGCCCTTCAGGTGGCTGAGCCCGGCCGGATTCCAGTAGAGGGCGGTGGCGTCGTCGGCCACGCCGGCGAAGGCCTGGCCCATCCCTTCGGCGCGTGCGCCCACGCCGATCTTGAGAAAGCCCAGCACGGTGGTGGCGGCCCGCTCCTCGCCGAAGTTGTGGATCAACTGCTGGCCCCGGGCGGCGGGCTGTGCCGCCAGCAACAGAAGCAGCCCCAGGACCAGCCGCACTGTGTCGCGAGGAATCATGGGCGCGCCATCCTCTTCCATGCCTGCCATCAGAACTGCACCGCCACGCCGAACATCACCTGGCGCGGCTCCTTGAAGCGGGCCGGCGTGCCCGGCGGCCGCACACGGTCGCGGCTCAGCTCGCTGGACCACTCGTAGTAGACGCGGCGGTTGGCGATGAAGGGATCGCCCTCCTCCCACACCTCGCCCGTCAGGGGGTTGATCCATCCCGAGGAGGCGGCGCTCTTCACGTTGAAGATGTTCTCCACCTCGCAGAAGAAGCGCAGGTCCAGGGCGCCGGCCCGCCAGTCCTTCCAGCCCTTGAAGTCCACCGTGTGCTGCATGGGCGTCATGTGGGTATAGGGCTTGGACTCCCGGTCCCGCGGCTCGTCGTCGTCGGGGTTGGCGGGGTCGCCCATGTCAATGTACTGCGGCGTGTAGCGCTGGCCGCTCTCCAGCTCCAGGCGCAGGTTGGCGCCCCAGCGGTCGGGCAGTCGCCAGGAGCCGATGGAGGGCGCCTTGCCCCGGGCGACATGGTAGCCCAGGTCGAAGCTGGTCTGCAGGGGCTTGTCCCAGCGCAGGAAGCTCTCGCTCAGATCCTCGTCGCGGCTGCCCACCCGTACCTCGTTGAGCAGGTTCTCGGCGGGGGAGCTGCTCTTGCCAGTGAGCACGCTATAGGACAGGTTCCAGTTGAAACTCCACCAGCGCTCGAAGCGATGGCGCCAGGAAAGCTCCAGGCCGCGGCTGCGGGCGTAGTCGATGTTCCAGTACTGGGTGTAGCTGATGTTGCCGTAGCGCGGGTGCTTGCTGTTGACGTTGAAGGCCGTCACGTAATTGAACATGTCCTTGTAGAAAGCCGTCAGCTGCAGCACGCTGTTGGAGTTGAACTTGTGCTTGAGTCCCAGCTCGTAGGCCACGGTGGTGGTGGGACTCAGGTTGGGGTTGCCGAAGAGCTGGTAGCTTCCCTGTCCGGCCGTCTGCAGCTTGGCGTAGACATAGGCGTATTTGGGCCGCTGGCTGAAGTGGCCGTAGCTGAAGAAGAGCATGTCGTTGTCGGTGACGGGGTGGCTGATCCCCAGCCGCGGGCTGAGCTGCGCCTTCCAGCGCCCGCCGAAGAGGCCGAAGGTCTCGTCACGGAAGAGGGCGCGGGCATCCTCGGTGAGGATGGCGGTGGCGGGGTCCTCCACCACGCGCTCCACGTAGCTGCCGGGCCGCCAGTAATCCAGGCGCAGGCCCAGATTGGCGTTCATGCCCTTGTAGCTGATCTTGTCCTGCACGTAGAAGGCGCCGGCCACCGTCCAGGCGCGGTACATGTCGAAGGAACGGCCCGGGGCCTCCGCCGTGGCCAGCCAGGGCGCCGTGATGTGGAGCAGCTGCAGCTCCGTGTTCTCCACCTCGAAACCCGACTTCAGCTCGTGGGCTCCCGCGCTGCGGGTGATGGCCCCCTTCAGGCTGTGGGTCAGGGCGTGGTGGTCATGCCAGAAGTCCGTGTCGCCGTAGTCCCAGAAACCGTCCCCCTGGTAGATGGTGATGGAGCCGTCGGGGTTGAGCAGGTACCAGGTGGGTTCGATGTCCAGCGGGCGGTCGTACTGGGTCCAGTGCTTGCCGGCGTCGGCGTGCTGGTTGATGAAGAACATGCCGTAGGTGAAGTCGACGTAAGAGCGCTCGCTCAGCGTCTCCTTCCAGTTGAAGCTGGTCTGGCGCGACTCCTGGCTGAAGGTGTTGTAGTTGTCCAGGTTCCGCTGGTACTCGTAGGGGTAGAAGCGCCGGTCCTCCACCAGGGTGGTGAAGTAGCCCTGGTTGACCTGCATGCTGCGGCCCCACGAGGCGGTCAGCTTGCGCGTGGGTTTGGGGCGCCAGGTCAGCTTGGCCAGCAGCGAGGCGTTGTTCTCCTGGCGCAGGGTGTAGGGCTCCATCCAGTCCTGGGAGGGCTGCAGCTCCGTGGCGTGGGGCAGGTGCGTGTCGCCGAAGGAGCCGTAGCCGTTGAGGAACCAAGTCAGGGCGCCGGGCAGGCCAATGTTGGGCAGCGGCCCTCCCACGCTGGCCTCCACCACGTCCTGGTTCTGGTTGAGGCGGGGCCAGGCGCCCAGGTTGTCCCGCTTCCAGGAGACGCTGCCGAAGAGTTCGTCGTCCCCCTCGCGCGTCTCCACGTTGATGACGCCGCTCATGGCCTCGCCGTACTCGGCGTTGAAGCCGCCCGTGATCACCTCCACCTGCTTGACGGCGGAGGCGGAGAGGAAGACGCCCGTCCCCTGTCCCGAGACCGGGTCCTTGACGCTGAGCCCGTCGATGATGTAGAGGTTCTCGTCGGCGCGCCCGCCGCGGATGTGCACCTCGTTGTCCGACTTGGTGACCCCCGCCTGCTGGCTGACCACGTCCACGATGTTCTCCACCACCTTGGTCTGGATCGACTCCAGGTCGAGGGTGGTGCTCGAGCTGGTGTTGTCCACCTGGTAAAGCGGCTTCTTGCCAATGATGACGATGTCCTCGCCCTTGAGGAAGCTCTTCTCCAGGGCGATGTCCTGCTGGAGCGCCTGGTTGTCCAGGACGAGCACGCCGGTCACCAGCACCGTCTTGTAGCCCAGCATGCTGAACTCGAGGTCCACCGTGCCCGGCTTCAGCTGGCCCACGATGTAGGCGCCGTCCAGGTCGGTGGCCCCGCCACGGTAGGTGCCCTTCACCACCACGTTGACGCCGGCCAGCGGCTGCCCCGTCTCCTTGTCCGTCACCCGGCCGCGCAGGCGGCCGTCGGCCGCGGCTTGGCCGGCCAGGCCGAGCGACAGGGCCACAAGGATGATCAAGGCCGCCGCCCGCGACCACAGCCCCGTCCGCCCGGCACGGCCCGCCCAGGGACGCGGGGCGGGCGCGGTCAAGGCCCTACCAGTTGAAATCATCATGGATCACCGTCATGAAGAGGCTGTCCAGATTGGTCGCCTTGTGCAGGGGCAGGGCGAAATAGAGCTGCTTGGCCTTGCCCGGCCGGCCGTCCGCCTCGACGCGGGCCGCCACCGTCACGCGGGGACGGTCCGGATTGCCCTGCACCTCGGGCACGAAGTAGAGTTCCGTGGCGGAACTGTCGGGCAGGAAGCCGTGGCGGGGATACTCGCTGCCCGGACTGACGAAGGAGATGGCCTCCCGCATGGCCAGGCTCGGGTAGTGGGCGAAACCGGCGCCCGGTAGCAGCGGATGGCTGGGCAGGATGCGGTCGCGTTGGTCGGTGAGGGAGTCCACCGGCACGCAGATGCCGTCGAAGATGTAGGTGCCGCCGGTGCTGCGCCGGCGTCCGATGTCGGTCGTGGTCATGAGGAGGCGGCCGCCCCGGGCCATGAAGAGGTCCAGGTTGTCGCAGGCCAGCTCGTTCTGCGTCCTCTTCCAGCTGAACCAGAAGACCATGGCGAAGTCATCCATGATGGCCTGGAAGTCCTGGTCATCGTAGGGCAGCCAGTTCGTCGCCACCCAGAAGGTGAAGTCCTCGTGCTCCTGGTAGCCCATGGCGTCCAGGCCGGCCCGCACGTAAGGCACGCCCTCGGTCACCTCGGCCGGATCGTCGAAGACGACGAGGAGATGGCCCTCCAGCGGGCGCACGGCCCACACCTGGGCGCGGCCGTCGGCCAGCGTGTCACCGGGCCGCGGATAGCCCAGGGTCTCGCTCCAGGCCTGGGCGATGTCCTGGGCCTTGACGAAGACCCGGTGCGGACCGGGCGTCAGCTGGGCCGGCGTGAGCGAGATGGAGCCCAGGCCGGGGGGCAGGTCCTGCCAACTGCTTGTGTCGTCCAGGGCCCACACCACCCGCGTGATGGTGGCGTTGCCGTCCAGGTCCCAGGCGTTGAAGTGGAAGGTGTTGAAGCCGAAGGTCCAGCTGGTGTCGGCCGTCGTGTTGGAGAGGAGTTCCTGGCTCTGCGCCACCCAGTCCACGCGCGGCTTCTGGTTGTAGGCCGGAAAGACCGTGACGGCGGGGCTCGGGTCCACCGCCCCCTCGTTGTCCACGGCGCGGATCTCGAAGCGGACCAGCTCCACGTCCTGCGTCAGCAGCACGACGAAAGTGTCGCTCTCGGCCTCCGTCCGGTGCCAGACCGGGTTCCCGGCGCTGTCCACGTCGCTGGACCAGCGGTAGAGGTAGTGGTCGATCCAGCCGTCGGCGTCCTCGCCCCACCAGGCGAGGCCCACCCGCGAGGTGCTGAGGCCCAGGGTGTCCACCTGGGCGGAGTCCGCCCGGAAGAAGCCGACGGAGAGGTGGGTTTGGGGCGGCCGGTTGTCCAACCGGCTGCCGCCCCCCTCGCGGGGTTCGCAGCCAAGCTGCCAGGCCAGCGCCGGCACAATCAGGAGGATCCAGCGGGACATGCCTTCCTCGCGCAGGAATGGGGCGGGCCGGAGCCCGCCCCGTCGTCGGTCCTTACTTGACCAGCAGCAGCTTCAGCTGGCTGGAGCGGCCCTCCGCCTCCAACCGGGCCAGGTAGAGTCCGCTGGCGAGACGGCTGCCGTCGAAGACCACGCTGTGCCCGCCGGCCGGCCGCCGGCCGCTGGCCAGCAGGGCCACCTCCTGCCCCGCCAGGTTGACCACGCTGAGGCGCAGCTCGGTCTCCCGCGACAGCTCGTAATGGATGGTCGTGGCCGGGTTGAAGGGGTTGGGCACGGCCGCGGCCAGGCTGAACTCCACCGGCCGGGTCGGCCGGGCAAGGCTGCTCAGGTTGATGAAATCGTCGTTCTGGCGCGGGGCGATCTTCCAGGCGTTGAAGTTGTAGGTGATGACGCCGCGCAGGCCGTCCATGTGGGCGCCCACGGACAGCTGGACATCCCAGGTGCCCAGGTTGTCCACGATGATGGGGTTGCCCTGGCCGTCCTGGACCAGCCACTCGCCGAAGCCGGCGTCCGCCGTCACGGTCAGGTTGGACAACTCCACCAGCACGCTCTCCCAGGGCTCGGGACCGGCCAGGAAGCTGCCCAGCGACAGGGGCGTGACGGGAGAATCGTTGCCCGGGGAGTGCAGAGTGAAGCTGCTGATGCTGGTCAATTCCGTCAGGCCGTTGTACTCGGTGACCATGCCCCCCAGGGTGACGAGGTCGCCCCGCTCCAGCTGCTCCAGCCAGACGCCGTGGCTCTGGTTGTTGTAGATGTAGATGGCGTGGTTGGCGCCCCCCGCCTCGGCAATGATGTAGTTGCGGTAGGTGTCCTCCACCGTGAAGCCGA
This DNA window, taken from bacterium, encodes the following:
- a CDS encoding PorV/PorQ family protein; amino-acid sequence: MIPRDTVRLVLGLLLLLAAQPAARGQQLIHNFGEERAATTVLGFLKIGVGARAEGMGQAFAGVADDATALYWNPAGLSHLKGNQVAVNHLRWPADITYTWLGYSREMSPILHLGLAYGQLGTDEMAVTTEQHPDGDGRTFSFTDQFLQVTGALQLTNQFSCGLTARYVREDIAEVTMDGLLLDLGTFYRTGWRDLSVAVALVNFGGQFQPEGGWTTADGSRRSSWEDFSAPTVFRLGSSLHVWDDVDHKVLAAAQINHPVDNLESYALGLEYGWRQAAFLRGGWRFNGGEEKWTLGAGLSFERWGLGVRMDISYSDFGLLDHSRRLSSQFNW
- a CDS encoding TonB-dependent receptor, with product MIILVALSLGLAGQAAADGRLRGRVTDKETGQPLAGVNVVVKGTYRGGATDLDGAYIVGQLKPGTVDLEFSMLGYKTVLVTGVLVLDNQALQQDIALEKSFLKGEDIVIIGKKPLYQVDNTSSSTTLDLESIQTKVVENIVDVVSQQAGVTKSDNEVHIRGGRADENLYIIDGLSVKDPVSGQGTGVFLSASAVKQVEVITGGFNAEYGEAMSGVINVETREGDDELFGSVSWKRDNLGAWPRLNQNQDVVEASVGGPLPNIGLPGALTWFLNGYGSFGDTHLPHATELQPSQDWMEPYTLRQENNASLLAKLTWRPKPTRKLTASWGRSMQVNQGYFTTLVEDRRFYPYEYQRNLDNYNTFSQESRQTSFNWKETLSERSYVDFTYGMFFINQHADAGKHWTQYDRPLDIEPTWYLLNPDGSITIYQGDGFWDYGDTDFWHDHHALTHSLKGAITRSAGAHELKSGFEVENTELQLLHITAPWLATAEAPGRSFDMYRAWTVAGAFYVQDKISYKGMNANLGLRLDYWRPGSYVERVVEDPATAILTEDARALFRDETFGLFGGRWKAQLSPRLGISHPVTDNDMLFFSYGHFSQRPKYAYVYAKLQTAGQGSYQLFGNPNLSPTTTVAYELGLKHKFNSNSVLQLTAFYKDMFNYVTAFNVNSKHPRYGNISYTQYWNIDYARSRGLELSWRHRFERWWSFNWNLSYSVLTGKSSSPAENLLNEVRVGSRDEDLSESFLRWDKPLQTSFDLGYHVARGKAPSIGSWRLPDRWGANLRLELESGQRYTPQYIDMGDPANPDDDEPRDRESKPYTHMTPMQHTVDFKGWKDWRAGALDLRFFCEVENIFNVKSAASSGWINPLTGEVWEEGDPFIANRRVYYEWSSELSRDRVRPPGTPARFKEPRQVMFGVAVQF
- the dctP gene encoding TRAP transporter substrate-binding protein DctP, producing MPRRLALTVLLLLLVLGTTARAETVIKFATVAPRNSTWMTIMEQLDAEVQQATGGAVKFKFYPGGVQGDEKDVIRKMRIGQLHGGGFTGVGMGLIQPNARLLDLPYLFRSAAEVDTVLEGLFPTFATLFEEKDFILLGWAEVGFVHFFTRDPVRSLADLGRQKLWIWEGDPLAGAYFSELGLKPIPLALPDVLTSFQTGLINGAYASPYGASVLQWQSRVKYVSDPPMACAAGAVLVSRRIWEEIPAAHQATVKEIARRRLRQLTAASRHDNQAALEAFLKAGIQRVTPVSEAEARGFETIGIRVQDKLAGSLYDAALLERARVLIRARRAQP
- a CDS encoding TRAP transporter TatT component family protein, with the protein product MTNPGRAAWSLTLVSLLLFNLAGCSVRRMAVRGITPTLDHFVAALFAEPDLRLARSAFETDLHLIAGLRRTHDQARLQELQAMALTGYGLVYWEGVDDLRAGAFYLRARDLGRELLGRDPFAGDEEAFQAWLRSCRAADLPALFWTAFPYGAWMNLNLGSQEALFHLPRVEAMIQRCLELEEGYFFGAGHLFLGALACTRPRFVGGDPDAGRARFQTAARLGGADFLLPLLFEARHYCPAALDEERFEEILLVLDEDPARYLDHPQALLNSWCLEQLEFLAARRGELF